The following coding sequences are from one Frigoribacterium sp. Leaf415 window:
- the fdhA gene encoding formaldehyde dehydrogenase, glutathione-independent produces the protein MATNHAVAYKGPGQVEVIDVDYPTFELKDGPGVNPANVGRKVNHGAILRTVATNICGSDQHMVRGRTTAPTNLVLGHEITGEVVEVGPDVEFIKVGDIVSVPFNIACGRCRNCKERKTGICLNVNPDRPGSAYGYVDMGGWVGGQAEYVLVPYADWNLLKFPDADQAMEKILDLAMLSDIFPTGFHGAVTAGVEVGSTVYVAGAGPVGLAAATGALLLGASVVIVGDMNADRLAQARSFGCETVDLTKGDPADQIDQILGEPLVDCGIDAVGFEAKGHGGGSGDEAPATVLNSLMDITAAGGALGIPGLYVTGDPGGVDEAAQKGSLSLSLGTGWAKSLSFTTGQCPVMKYNRQLMMAILHDRTSIAKNVHAQAISLADAPRGYAEFDKGAATKYVLNPNDLIKAA, from the coding sequence ATGGCAACGAATCACGCGGTCGCCTACAAGGGCCCCGGCCAGGTCGAGGTCATCGACGTCGACTACCCGACCTTCGAGCTGAAGGACGGCCCCGGCGTCAACCCGGCCAACGTCGGTCGCAAGGTCAACCACGGCGCGATCCTGCGCACGGTCGCCACCAACATCTGCGGCTCCGACCAGCACATGGTCCGCGGCCGCACCACCGCCCCGACGAACCTCGTGCTCGGTCACGAGATCACCGGCGAGGTCGTCGAGGTCGGCCCCGACGTCGAGTTCATCAAGGTCGGCGACATCGTCTCGGTGCCGTTCAACATCGCCTGCGGCCGTTGCCGCAACTGCAAGGAACGCAAGACCGGCATCTGCCTCAACGTCAACCCCGACCGCCCCGGCAGCGCCTACGGCTACGTCGACATGGGCGGCTGGGTCGGCGGCCAGGCCGAGTACGTGCTCGTGCCCTACGCCGACTGGAACCTCCTGAAGTTCCCCGACGCCGACCAGGCCATGGAGAAGATCCTCGACCTGGCGATGCTCTCCGACATCTTCCCGACCGGCTTCCACGGCGCCGTCACCGCCGGCGTCGAGGTCGGCTCGACCGTCTACGTCGCCGGAGCCGGCCCCGTCGGCCTCGCCGCCGCCACCGGAGCCCTGCTGCTCGGTGCCAGCGTCGTCATCGTCGGCGACATGAACGCCGACCGCCTCGCGCAGGCCCGCAGCTTCGGTTGCGAGACCGTCGACCTGACCAAGGGCGACCCGGCCGACCAGATCGACCAGATCCTCGGGGAGCCCCTCGTCGACTGCGGCATCGACGCGGTCGGCTTCGAGGCCAAGGGTCACGGCGGCGGATCGGGCGACGAGGCGCCCGCCACCGTGCTCAACTCGCTGATGGACATCACCGCGGCGGGCGGCGCCCTCGGCATCCCGGGGCTCTACGTCACCGGCGACCCGGGCGGAGTCGACGAGGCCGCCCAGAAGGGGTCGCTGTCGCTCAGTCTCGGCACCGGCTGGGCCAAGTCGCTGTCGTTCACCACGGGCCAGTGCCCGGTGATGAAGTACAACCGACAGCTGATGATGGCGATCCTCCACGACCGCACGAGCATCGCGAAGAACGTCCACGCCCAGGCGATCAGCCTCGCGGACGCCCCGCGCGGCTACGCCGAGTTCGACAAGGGTGCCGCCACGAAGTACGTCCTCAACCCGAACGACCTGATCAAGGCGGCCTAG
- a CDS encoding MFS transporter — MTKTSDTPAPGGADAARPASVHGRAARSDEERQKWRAFAVCVGVAALTILDLSKVNVGLPSIEASLGAGPTALQLIVAGYALAFGLSLVPSGRLGDLKSRRMMFVIGLTSFTVASLLCALAPTIELLVAARILQGVAAGIQMPQVLGLIQQLFQGKERGRAFGFFGAIIGVSTAFGPTLGGLLIAIGGPEDGWRLLFWMNIPLGLIAIFFALKLLPKTRTASNGHNELDLFGIVLLGLTIFTLMLPFVLTTGQGDDPLRWLFLVGFVGFGAAFVWWEQRYKARGKSPVVHFSLFSLASYRNGTLIATVYFCALPATFLLTTLYLQQGLGLEPVYAGMVTIPFALTSAVAAFYGGRLVDRFGRSLVVLGLILVAVGFVALLLAAVLTPRDITPYAMGIGMLIAGTGGGFVISPNQTLTLAEVPVQMGGVAGSMGQVGQRAGTAIGTAAAVSTFYSVIAGAGGAEGADLDIYHEAYRNGFFVTIALVSVALVLGLMDLRARKKGRVGDGAEAAAAA, encoded by the coding sequence ATGACGAAGACATCCGACACCCCTGCCCCGGGAGGCGCCGACGCCGCCCGCCCCGCCTCCGTCCACGGCCGCGCCGCCCGCTCCGACGAGGAACGCCAGAAGTGGCGCGCGTTCGCCGTGTGCGTCGGCGTCGCCGCCCTGACGATCCTCGACCTGTCGAAGGTCAACGTCGGCCTGCCCAGCATCGAGGCGTCGCTCGGCGCCGGGCCCACCGCCCTGCAGCTGATCGTCGCCGGCTACGCACTCGCCTTCGGCCTGTCGCTCGTGCCGTCCGGCCGCCTCGGCGACCTCAAGTCGCGCCGCATGATGTTCGTCATCGGCCTGACCTCGTTCACCGTCGCCAGCCTGCTCTGCGCCCTCGCGCCGACCATCGAGCTGCTCGTCGCCGCCCGCATCCTGCAGGGCGTCGCGGCCGGCATTCAGATGCCGCAGGTGCTCGGACTCATCCAGCAGCTCTTCCAGGGCAAGGAGCGCGGCCGCGCCTTCGGCTTCTTCGGCGCCATCATCGGCGTCAGCACGGCGTTCGGACCGACCCTCGGCGGCCTGCTCATCGCGATCGGCGGCCCGGAGGACGGCTGGCGCCTGCTGTTCTGGATGAACATCCCGCTCGGCCTGATCGCCATCTTCTTCGCCCTCAAGCTGCTGCCGAAGACCCGCACGGCCTCGAACGGCCACAACGAGCTCGACCTGTTCGGCATCGTGCTGCTCGGCCTGACGATCTTCACCCTCATGCTGCCGTTCGTGCTGACCACGGGCCAGGGCGACGACCCGCTGCGCTGGCTCTTCTTGGTCGGCTTCGTCGGGTTCGGCGCCGCCTTCGTCTGGTGGGAGCAGCGCTACAAGGCACGAGGCAAGTCACCGGTCGTGCACTTCAGCCTGTTCTCGCTCGCCTCGTACCGCAACGGCACCCTGATCGCCACGGTCTACTTCTGCGCCCTGCCCGCGACCTTCCTGCTGACGACGCTGTACCTGCAGCAGGGGCTCGGCCTCGAGCCCGTCTACGCCGGCATGGTCACCATCCCGTTCGCGCTGACCAGCGCCGTCGCGGCGTTCTACGGTGGACGCCTCGTCGACCGTTTCGGTCGCAGCCTGGTCGTGCTCGGGCTGATCCTGGTCGCGGTGGGCTTCGTCGCCCTGCTGCTCGCGGCCGTGCTCACCCCGCGCGACATCACGCCGTACGCCATGGGCATCGGCATGCTGATCGCCGGCACGGGCGGTGGTTTCGTCATCTCGCCGAACCAGACGCTCACGCTGGCCGAGGTGCCCGTCCAGATGGGCGGCGTCGCCGGCTCGATGGGGCAGGTCGGTCAGCGCGCCGGCACGGCCATCGGCACGGCGGCCGCGGTCTCGACGTTCTACTCGGTCATCGCCGGGGCCGGGGGCGCCGAGGGCGCCGACCTCGACATCTACCACGAGGCCTACCGCAACGGCTTCTTCGTCACGATCGCCCTGGTGTCCGTGGCGCTCGTGCTCGGGCTGATGGACCTGCGCGCCCGCAAGAAGGGGCGCGTGGGCGACGGGGCCGAGGCTGCTGCTGCTGCGTAG
- a CDS encoding inositol monophosphatase family protein → MALALELADLADAISTERYRSADLHVSLKPDRSHVTDADQAVERAIRERVAAARPDDTFYGEEYGHDAPSHRQWVVDPIDGTANFLRGVPVWAALVSLVVDGVPVVGVVSAPALGRRWWATQGGGAFSSEHEGPLRVSGVRELADASLSFNGLEYWIDAGRLPQLLELTSQVWRTRAYGDFWSYMLVAEGALDISGEFDLQPYDMAAVAVVVEEAGGRFTSADGRPGPWHGTAMATNGLLHESVLEVVAAPPA, encoded by the coding sequence CTGGCGCTCGCGCTCGAGCTGGCCGACCTGGCCGACGCGATCAGCACCGAGCGGTACCGGTCGGCCGATCTGCACGTGTCGCTCAAGCCCGACCGGTCGCACGTGACCGACGCCGACCAGGCCGTCGAGCGAGCCATCCGCGAGCGGGTCGCCGCCGCCCGCCCCGACGACACCTTCTACGGCGAGGAGTACGGCCACGACGCTCCCTCGCACCGCCAGTGGGTGGTCGACCCGATCGACGGCACGGCGAACTTCCTGCGCGGGGTGCCGGTCTGGGCGGCGCTCGTCTCGCTCGTCGTGGACGGCGTGCCCGTGGTGGGTGTGGTGAGTGCTCCGGCCCTCGGGCGGCGCTGGTGGGCGACGCAGGGCGGCGGGGCGTTCTCGTCCGAGCACGAGGGGCCGTTGCGGGTGTCGGGCGTGCGCGAGCTGGCCGACGCGTCGCTGAGCTTCAACGGGCTCGAATACTGGATCGACGCCGGGCGCCTGCCGCAACTGCTCGAGCTGACGAGCCAGGTCTGGCGGACGCGAGCGTACGGCGACTTCTGGTCGTACATGCTCGTCGCCGAGGGCGCACTCGACATTTCGGGCGAGTTCGACCTGCAGCCCTACGACATGGCCGCCGTGGCCGTCGTCGTCGAGGAGGCCGGCGGACGCTTCACCAGCGCCGACGGACGACCGGGCCCGTGGCACGGCACCGCGATGGCGACGAACGGACTGCTGCACGAGAGCGTCCTCGAGGTCGTGGCCGCGCCTCCTGCCTGA
- the rsgA gene encoding ribosome small subunit-dependent GTPase A, with protein sequence MSWWSDGDDDADDEREYGQYDESSVRVRPNPKGNKPRTKQRPAYANAEEGVVWTVDRGRYGVLMDAGTPDEREITTARARELGKKSVVTGDRVGVVGDTSGSEGSLARIVKVHDRSTLLRRSADDSDAVERVIVANADQMLIVVAAADPEPRPRLVDRYMVAAFDAGVEPILCITKTDLADPAPFAAHFSCFDLRIVTTTSTSFDEVAPGGQVSPALDELRGVLDGHVTVTVGHSGVGKSTLVNALTGSRREVGVVNAVTGRGRHTSSSTVSFKVPTGGWIVDTPGVRSFGLGHVDPENILKSFAAHAIPAEGEPVDGIPLAEAHDWEIVDRIEAGELGDVGRERLESLQSLLASKGGVSARDLAAAADDARSDELG encoded by the coding sequence ATGAGCTGGTGGAGCGACGGCGACGACGACGCCGACGACGAGCGCGAGTACGGCCAGTACGACGAGAGCTCGGTGCGGGTGCGCCCGAACCCCAAGGGCAACAAGCCCCGCACCAAGCAGCGTCCGGCCTACGCGAACGCCGAAGAGGGGGTCGTCTGGACGGTCGACCGTGGCCGCTACGGCGTGCTCATGGACGCCGGCACCCCCGACGAACGCGAGATCACGACGGCCAGGGCTCGCGAGCTCGGCAAGAAGAGCGTCGTGACCGGTGACCGCGTCGGCGTCGTCGGCGACACGAGCGGCTCCGAGGGGTCGCTCGCCCGGATCGTCAAGGTGCACGACCGCTCGACCCTGCTGCGGCGCAGTGCCGACGACAGTGACGCCGTCGAGCGCGTCATCGTCGCCAACGCCGACCAGATGCTGATCGTCGTGGCGGCCGCCGACCCCGAGCCCCGGCCCCGTCTGGTCGACCGCTACATGGTCGCGGCGTTCGACGCCGGGGTCGAGCCGATCCTCTGCATCACCAAGACCGACCTCGCCGACCCGGCGCCGTTCGCGGCGCACTTCTCGTGCTTCGACCTGCGCATCGTCACGACCACGTCGACCTCGTTCGACGAGGTCGCGCCCGGCGGGCAGGTCTCCCCCGCGCTCGACGAGTTGCGCGGCGTCCTCGACGGCCACGTGACGGTCACGGTCGGCCACTCGGGTGTCGGCAAGTCCACCCTCGTCAACGCCCTGACCGGGTCGCGGCGCGAGGTGGGCGTGGTCAACGCCGTCACCGGACGCGGGCGGCACACGTCGTCGTCGACGGTGTCGTTCAAGGTGCCGACCGGCGGCTGGATCGTCGACACCCCCGGTGTGCGGTCGTTCGGGCTGGGCCACGTCGACCCCGAGAACATCCTCAAGTCCTTCGCGGCGCACGCGATCCCGGCCGAGGGCGAGCCGGTCGACGGCATCCCGCTGGCCGAGGCCCACGACTGGGAGATCGTCGACCGCATCGAGGCCGGCGAGCTCGGCGACGTCGGCCGCGAACGGCTCGAGTCGCTGCAGTCGCTGCTCGCGTCCAAGGGCGGCGTGAGCGCGCGTGACCTCGCGGCGGCTGCCGACGACGCGCGCAGCGACGAGCTCGGCTAG
- the aroA gene encoding 3-phosphoshikimate 1-carboxyvinyltransferase has protein sequence MQVYRYSGPEFSPYGDGKVPEVDEGRWVAPTASGPLRASSSLPGSKSLTNRELVLSALASSPSTLRLPLHSRDTALMIEALKALGTTITEFPNDSPFGPDLVVTPAELQGGATIDCGLAGTVMRFLPPVAALALGPVTFDGDASARKRPMRTTIEALRALGVEVNDDGRGALPFSLYGTGEVEGGDVEIDASASSQFVSGLLLSAAGFERGLTLTHTGERLPSLPHIEMTIDALAQRGVEVESPAVGTWIVPPTPIEGREVVIEPDLSNAAPFLVAALVAGGTVSVAHWPADTTQVGADLIDLLPLWGATVTLDGDTLTVDGGVGLVGGGSLPGVDVDLSRGGELAPALVALAALASGPSTITGIGHLRGHETDRLAALAAEINALGGAVTELEDGLRIEPSPLHAGQWRTYEDHRMATAAAIIGLAVEGVELDDVRVVAKTLPQFVELWDEMLGRAVRQSPADIDLLGFL, from the coding sequence ATGCAGGTGTACAGGTATTCCGGGCCCGAGTTCTCTCCCTACGGCGACGGAAAGGTTCCCGAGGTCGACGAGGGGCGCTGGGTGGCGCCCACCGCCTCCGGGCCGTTGCGCGCCTCCTCGTCCCTGCCCGGGTCGAAGTCGCTGACGAACCGCGAGCTGGTGCTCTCGGCGCTGGCGTCGTCACCGTCGACGCTGCGCCTGCCGCTGCACTCCCGTGACACGGCGCTCATGATCGAGGCACTGAAGGCGCTGGGCACGACGATCACCGAGTTCCCGAACGACTCCCCCTTCGGGCCCGACCTGGTCGTCACGCCCGCCGAGCTGCAGGGCGGGGCGACGATCGACTGCGGCCTGGCCGGCACGGTCATGCGGTTCCTGCCCCCGGTCGCGGCGCTCGCCCTCGGCCCGGTCACGTTCGACGGTGACGCCAGCGCCCGCAAGCGACCCATGCGCACGACGATCGAGGCCCTGCGCGCCCTCGGCGTCGAGGTGAACGACGACGGCCGGGGCGCCCTGCCCTTCAGCCTCTACGGCACCGGCGAGGTCGAGGGCGGCGACGTCGAGATCGACGCGTCGGCCTCCAGCCAGTTCGTCTCGGGCCTGCTGCTCTCGGCCGCCGGCTTCGAGCGCGGCCTCACCCTGACCCACACGGGCGAACGCCTGCCGAGCCTGCCGCACATCGAGATGACGATCGACGCGCTCGCCCAGCGCGGGGTCGAGGTCGAGTCGCCCGCCGTCGGCACCTGGATCGTGCCGCCGACGCCGATCGAGGGGCGCGAGGTCGTCATCGAACCCGATCTGTCGAACGCGGCACCGTTCCTCGTGGCCGCCCTGGTCGCGGGCGGAACCGTCTCGGTCGCGCACTGGCCCGCCGACACGACCCAGGTCGGGGCCGACCTGATCGACCTGCTGCCACTTTGGGGCGCGACCGTCACGCTCGACGGCGACACCCTCACCGTCGACGGCGGCGTGGGCCTCGTCGGAGGCGGCTCGCTGCCCGGCGTCGACGTCGACCTGTCCCGCGGCGGCGAACTCGCCCCCGCACTGGTCGCCCTCGCCGCCCTCGCCTCTGGCCCGAGCACGATCACCGGCATCGGCCACCTGCGCGGTCACGAGACCGACCGCCTCGCGGCCCTCGCGGCCGAGATCAACGCCCTCGGAGGCGCGGTGACCGAACTCGAGGACGGCCTGCGCATCGAGCCGTCCCCGCTCCACGCTGGCCAATGGCGCACCTATGAGGACCACCGCATGGCGACCGCCGCGGCGATCATCGGCCTGGCCGTCGAGGGCGTCGAGCTCGACGACGTCCGCGTCGTCGCCAAGACGCTGCCGCAGTTCGTCGAGCTGTGGGACGAGATGCTCGGCCGGGCCGTTCGGCAGAGCCCCGCCGACATCGACCTGCTCGGGTTCCTCTAG
- a CDS encoding sigma-70 family RNA polymerase sigma factor has protein sequence MSTPEGHEPTPTVAAVEPTEADVDAALEAVDADAEKRALFEEQALPFMDQLYAAGMRMTRNPADASDLVQETFVKAYAAFAQFQQGTNLKAWLYRIQTNTFINTYRKKQRDPYQGTIDELEDWQMGGAESATRASGSTRSAEAEAIDHLPDSAVKDALQKVPEDFRMAVYFADVEGFSYQEIADIMKTPVGTVMSRLHRGRRLLRELLADYARDRGIAVPVGSSKGAKK, from the coding sequence ATGAGCACCCCCGAGGGCCACGAGCCCACACCGACCGTTGCCGCCGTCGAACCGACCGAGGCCGACGTCGACGCCGCCCTCGAGGCCGTCGACGCCGACGCCGAGAAGCGCGCCCTGTTCGAAGAGCAGGCGCTTCCGTTCATGGACCAGCTCTACGCCGCGGGCATGCGCATGACGCGCAACCCGGCCGACGCCAGCGACCTCGTGCAAGAGACGTTCGTCAAGGCCTACGCGGCGTTCGCGCAGTTCCAGCAGGGCACCAACCTGAAGGCCTGGCTCTACCGCATCCAGACCAACACGTTCATCAACACGTACCGCAAGAAGCAGCGTGACCCGTACCAGGGCACGATCGACGAGTTGGAAGACTGGCAGATGGGCGGCGCCGAGTCGGCGACCCGCGCCTCCGGCTCGACCCGCTCGGCCGAGGCCGAGGCGATCGACCACCTCCCCGACAGCGCCGTGAAGGACGCCCTGCAGAAGGTCCCCGAAGACTTCCGCATGGCCGTGTACTTCGCGGACGTCGAAGGCTTCTCGTACCAAGAGATCGCCGACATCATGAAGACCCCCGTGGGCACCGTGATGAGCCGCCTGCACCGTGGCCGTCGCCTGCTCCGTGAACTCCTCGCCGACTACGCACGCGATCGTGGCATCGCCGTCCCCGTCGGCTCGTCGAAGGGCGCAAAGAAATGA
- a CDS encoding zf-HC2 domain-containing protein, with amino-acid sequence MTDCGCTKAKAELEDYLHNELCREDAADIREHMANCGDCSGEHKVGVVLTEAVQRACRETAPEDLRATVLARLRELQSAHR; translated from the coding sequence ATGACCGACTGTGGTTGCACCAAGGCCAAGGCCGAACTCGAGGACTACCTGCACAACGAGTTGTGCCGCGAGGACGCGGCCGACATCCGCGAGCACATGGCGAACTGCGGCGACTGCTCGGGTGAACACAAGGTCGGCGTCGTGCTGACCGAGGCCGTCCAGCGCGCCTGCCGCGAGACGGCACCCGAAGACCTGCGGGCGACCGTGCTGGCACGGTTGCGCGAGCTGCAGTCCGCACACCGCTAG
- a CDS encoding GNAT family N-acetyltransferase has translation MTATVQPLGIPTTSDLDDLVSLIGLLGYTLDSEVLSARLARLTTAAGHETWVVRGDDGRITAVAGGHVVWAYNDDAPTAELLLLVVSADARRDGVGSYLLGHFESWARGHQARVLNAVSAAATDSANRFYRKRGYHEAGVRYSKLI, from the coding sequence ATGACCGCAACGGTGCAGCCCCTCGGCATCCCGACCACCAGCGACCTCGACGACCTCGTGTCGTTGATCGGCCTGCTCGGCTACACGCTCGACTCCGAGGTCCTCTCGGCCCGGCTGGCCCGCCTGACGACCGCCGCGGGGCACGAGACCTGGGTCGTCCGCGGCGACGACGGGCGCATCACGGCGGTCGCCGGAGGACACGTCGTGTGGGCCTACAACGACGACGCCCCGACCGCCGAGCTGCTGTTGCTCGTCGTGTCCGCCGACGCTCGCCGGGACGGCGTCGGCTCGTACCTGCTCGGCCATTTCGAATCGTGGGCCCGGGGCCACCAGGCACGCGTGCTCAACGCCGTCTCGGCCGCTGCCACCGACTCGGCGAACCGCTTCTACCGCAAGCGCGGCTACCACGAGGCCGGCGTCCGCTACTCGAAGCTCATCTGA